One genomic segment of Nonomuraea coxensis DSM 45129 includes these proteins:
- a CDS encoding glycosyltransferase family 39 protein: MTTAATLTPQARHVTAPRSWSPWWMALLATAAAFSGTGSATLNGDELATLSAARRSLAGMWELALNIDGHFLPYYLFMHVWTMAGTAELWLRLPSALAIGVAAWLLADLGRRLHSVRAGVFAAAVFAVLPSVSYFGAFARSYAFAAAAAVLSFWALHRALERPAAARRWVLYGVAVALVCSTHLFAVLVLPAQLALARRGAVTRMLGALALGGVPAVVLGLIGFGERHAISWIPQRGPEVWLKFPKMAAGTNAFGVLLFAVAVAGAVHLYARRQERAWALALAGWLVLPPLLLLAVSHLVTPVYVDRYLFVTAPALALLAGLAVAAVPRFSVAAGVAVVVLGCALSFPDHVDVREENGRFENIPWALRVIRAERDDAIVYGQSQLRTGFDYYADSLMPVDVLRSGDEPSPSGFGYPERADVAAALDGRERVWVVWRGSKQSGLEGDAVPRVAEVERAGFGLSLAKHSAELPGLTVALFTRQRPADNP, encoded by the coding sequence GTGACCACTGCCGCCACCCTCACTCCCCAGGCCCGCCATGTCACGGCCCCCCGCTCGTGGAGTCCGTGGTGGATGGCGTTGCTCGCCACCGCCGCGGCGTTCTCGGGCACGGGCTCCGCCACGCTGAACGGCGACGAGCTCGCCACGCTCAGCGCCGCCCGGCGTTCGCTCGCGGGCATGTGGGAGCTGGCGCTCAACATCGACGGTCATTTCCTGCCGTACTACCTGTTCATGCACGTCTGGACGATGGCCGGCACGGCGGAGCTGTGGCTGCGGCTGCCGTCGGCGCTGGCGATCGGCGTGGCGGCCTGGCTGCTGGCGGACCTGGGCCGCCGGCTGCACTCGGTCAGGGCGGGGGTGTTCGCCGCGGCGGTCTTCGCGGTCCTGCCGTCCGTCTCCTATTTCGGCGCTTTCGCCAGGTCGTACGCGTTCGCGGCGGCCGCGGCGGTGCTGTCCTTCTGGGCGCTGCACCGGGCGCTCGAACGGCCCGCGGCGGCCCGACGGTGGGTGCTGTACGGGGTGGCGGTCGCGCTGGTGTGCTCGACGCACCTGTTCGCGGTCCTGGTGCTCCCGGCGCAGCTCGCGCTGGCCCGGCGCGGGGCCGTGACGCGCATGCTGGGCGCGCTCGCGCTGGGCGGTGTCCCGGCGGTGGTGCTGGGGCTGATCGGGTTCGGCGAGCGGCACGCGATCAGCTGGATCCCGCAGCGCGGGCCGGAGGTGTGGCTGAAGTTCCCGAAGATGGCGGCGGGGACGAACGCGTTCGGGGTGCTGCTGTTCGCGGTGGCGGTGGCCGGGGCCGTCCACCTGTACGCCCGGCGGCAGGAGCGGGCGTGGGCCCTGGCGCTGGCGGGGTGGCTGGTGCTGCCGCCGCTGCTCCTCCTCGCGGTCTCGCACCTGGTGACGCCCGTGTACGTGGACCGCTACCTGTTCGTGACCGCGCCCGCGCTGGCGCTGCTCGCGGGCCTGGCGGTGGCGGCGGTCCCCCGGTTTTCCGTGGCGGCCGGGGTGGCGGTCGTGGTGCTCGGGTGCGCGCTGTCGTTCCCGGACCATGTGGACGTCCGGGAGGAGAACGGGCGCTTCGAGAACATCCCGTGGGCGCTGCGCGTGATCAGGGCCGAGCGGGACGACGCGATCGTGTACGGCCAGAGCCAGCTCCGCACCGGCTTCGACTACTACGCGGACTCGCTCATGCCGGTGGACGTGCTCCGCTCCGGCGACGAGCCCTCCCCCAGCGGGTTCGGCTATCCCGAGCGGGCGGACGTGGCCGCGGCGCTCGACGGCCGCGAACGGGTGTGGGTGGTGTGGCGCGGCAGCAAGCAGTCGGGCCTGGAGGGGGACGCCGTGCCGCGGGTGGCGGAGGTCGAGCGGGCGGGGTTCGGGCTGAGCCTGGCCAAGCACTCGGCCGAGCTGCCTGGGCTCACGGTGGCGTTGTTCACCCGCCAGCGGCCCGCCGACAACCCATGA